One segment of Poecile atricapillus isolate bPoeAtr1 chromosome 5, bPoeAtr1.hap1, whole genome shotgun sequence DNA contains the following:
- the ZNF804A gene encoding zinc finger protein 804A isoform X1 codes for MEPREILASDRALKGSWQLYSKLKCANLQPSSRSSKYVQCNTANMGRLLVTEDYAEKKNTIAKALEDLKANFYCELCDKQYYKHQEFDNHINSYDHAHKQRLKELKQREFARNVASKSRKDERKQEKALQRLHKLAELRKERTCAPGSGPMFKSTTVTVQDDCNEVPKSAATDSAKSQDFSCTLVHDMQNCKDIASVIPSAPGDAGGHQSDANKRGDQVQRAQGHRVGFSFAFPKKAAVKLESSAAVFYEFNEETSMEHGFSRRSRFVPGTCNLQSPSAAEIVVCPEEKHNCFHPLVEKCTETAEAPEAQEPKELSREESRVLESPALPPAMSHSKQPVSSGTDGHGGDVSAADSGDQALSPCPSADTAQALPLDGSRHELQASRAPVQEPGEDCSSLQDVVEENYNDGNSDPSATQTEIKNLGEDAVVPPPSEEGSGAPKSKPDVHKRPCQPFVPVLSKYGSNILQWPSEMLIYTSTDPSISYSCNPLYFDFKSSSVNESQEKRKHQPNIPHLHHKTESNHILVSDFTKRPNSECGDYEVEVNKNVCNYTIPLLSDVSLFRNCDLAKNPNKVSLDESFGIRKIEKYHISPNPLRQNTVIDEKYNKVWIKEGHEKWLHKSRKRKRRRKLCHCHYHHCGDTTIAEMEMSPVTEKEVTYRDENKYQHFQHNAEKCRHGAGNSWLSAGEVQQSQPKFGIEKGPKRVMSASDHIHWDRGWCDFWSAKNSGQHHGCKRPHRKSKASSRRQARQLAPSSRRHSLRHSKTCCSWKVRRSSCCSPEHKCSGQCSEEKGPSQNQPIKRGYSLLTEEPEKPRRKRRQHTYSSSSDESSCGQALSAEQCIRQGHALATYHKAKGKRRKRKTRIHQVSLDRSAKSEPSESSKENSANSVLNVLGDLLTRDNLEEANAAPKDDGDDNAKDRDETMELEESKSPVETAGPQVLEDDKSMACAAMGSAPATRPEVTTSSAAAAAPEPSATASPAKQGAPQEGKKKENVDGRENQARYKVPVPSRHLEPAPPKSYLCHYELAESLPHEKMGEVAGEWVQCNPGIFSSPPPLPFKEAHVNTFLSTEQLIAPFPLPEQALILPPDGREKFKELPSEAYQQVMPLAGKVKFALAPPAMQPPGSALPGLPLPPPLCSTSVTTIHHTVLQQHAGTIKLLQPQQQLLSQLPALSRAPLPQVPLGPRLCPAGHAALLAPAQLPLLPPSLLPPAPLAFPPHGVFPSLLAPHPAVIPLQPLF; via the exons AGACTGAAGGAACTGAAACAGAGGGAGTTTGCTCGAAATGTAGCATCTAAGTCACgaaaagatgaaagaaagcaggagaaagCCCTTCAACGTTTGCACAAGCTAGCTGAGCTAAGGAAAGAGAGAACGTG TGCTCCTGGAAGTGGCCCTATGTTCAAATCCACTACAGTGACTGTGCAAGATGATTGCAATGAAGTCCCCAAAAGCGCTGCCACAGATTCTGCCAAAAGCCAGGATTTCAGCTGTACATTAGTGCACGACATGCAGAACTGCAAAGACATCGCTTCTGTTATTCCTTCCGCTCCTGGGGATGCAGGTGGTCACCAATCCGACGCTAACAAACGCGGAGATCAGGTTCAGAGAGCTCAAGGACACAGAGTCGGgttctcctttgcttttcctaAGAAAGCAGCAGTCAAACTGGAGtcttcagctgctgttttctaTGAGTTTAATGAGGAAACCTCCATGGAGCATGGATTTAGCAGAAGGAGTAGGTTTGTTCCGGGAACATGTAACCTTCAGTctccttcagcagcagaaatagtTGTATGCCCTGAGGAGAAACACAACTGTTTTCACCCACTGGTGGAAAaatgcacagaaacagcagaagcTCCTGAAGCTCAGGAGCCAAAAGAGCTGTCCAGGGAGGAGAGCAGGGTGCTGGAGAGTCCAGCTTTACCTCCTGCCATGTCCCACTCAAAGCAGCCGGTGTCCTCGGGCACGGATGGCCACGGTGGGGATGTGAGTGCCGCTGACTCGGGGGACCAGGCTCTGTcaccctgtccctctgcagacACTGCTCAAGCCCTGCCCCTGGACGGCAGCAGGCACGAGCTGCaggccagcagagctcctgtgcAGGAACCTGGGGAGGATTGCTCCTCTCTGCAGGATGTTGTAGAGGAAAACTATAACGATGGGAACAGTGATCCATCTGCAActcaaactgaaataaaaaatctggGGGAAGATGCAGTAGTTCCACCGCCATCTGAAGAAGGCAGTGGAGCCCCAAAAAGCAAACCAGACGTACACAAGAGACCCTGTCAACCCTTTGTTCCTGTTCTTAGCAAATATGGATCAAATATTCTTCAGTGGCCATCAGAAATGTTAATTTACACAAGTACAGATCCGTCAATTTCTTATAGCTGTAATCctttatattttgattttaagtCGTCAAGTGTAAATGAAAGCCAAGAAAAGCGCAAGCATCAACCAAACATACCTCATTTGCACCATAAAACTGAATCTAACCATATCTTAGTCTCAGATTTTACAAAAAGACCTAATTCAGAGTGTGGTGATTATGAAGTAGAAGTGAATAAAAATGTGTGCAACTATACAATACCCCTGTTAAGTGATGTTTCCCTCTTCAGAAATTGTGACCTtgcaaaaaatccaaacaaagtGTCCTTGGATGAGTCATTCGGGattagaaaaatagaaaagtatCACATATCTCCTAACCCCTTACGACAAAACACTGTGATAGATGAGAAATACAACAAAGTCTGGATCAAAGAAGGCCATGAAAAATGGCTTCACAAAAGCAGAAAAcggaaaaggagaagaaaattatgTCATTGTCATTATCATCACTGTGGAGACACAACAATAGCAGAAATGGAGATGTCTCCAGTAACTGAAAAAGAAGTTACTTACAGAGACGAAAATAAATATCAGCACTTCCAACATAATGCAGAGAAGTGCAGACATGGTGCAGGAAATAGCTGGTTAAGTGCAGGCGAGGTGCAGCAGTCACAGCCAAAATTTGGCATTGAGAAGGGTCCTAAGAGAGTCATGTCTGCATCAGATCACATACACTGGGACAGAGGCTGGTGTGACTTTTGGAGTGCAAAAAACAGTGGCCAGCACCATGGTTGTAAAAGACCACACAGAAAGAGCAAAGCGAGCTCCCGGAGGCAGGCGAGGCAGCTGGCTCCGAGCTCCAGGAGGCACAGCCTGAGGCACTCGAAAACCTGCTGTAGCTGGAAAGTCAGGAGGTCAAGCTGCTGTAGCCCAGAGCATAAATGTTCAGGACAGTGCAGCGAGGAGAAGGGGCCGAGTCAAAACCAGCCCATAAAGAGAGgttacagccttctgacagagGAACCCGAGAAACCTCGCCGCAAGAGGAGGCAGCACACCTATTCCTCTTCCTCGGATGAAAGCTCATGTGGACAGGCATTATCAGCAGAGCAATGTATAAGGCAAGGACACGCTTTAGCTACCTACCACAAGGCAAAAGGGAAGCGCAGGAAAAGGAAGACTAGAATCCATCAAGTTTCCCTTGACAGGAGTGCAAAAAGCGAGCCCTCTGAATCTTCCAAAGAAAACTCCGCAAATTCTGTGTTAAATGTTTTGGGGGACTTACTGACTCGAGACAATCTAGAGGAAGCTAACGCAGCTCCCAAAGATGATGGTGATGATAATGCAAAAGATAGGGATGAAACAATGGAGCTGGAGGAAAGCAAGTCTCCTGTAGAAACTGCTGGCCCACAGGTTCTGGAAGATGATAAATCGATGGCGTGCGCAGCGATGGGGAGCGCGCCCGCCACGCGTCCTGAGGTCACCAcaagttctgctgctgctgctgcccccgAGCCCAGTGCCACAGCATCTCCTGCCAAACAGGGTGCTccccaggagggaaagaaaaaggaaaatgtcgACGGTCGTGAAAATCAAGCTCGTTACAAAGTTCCCGTCCCCAGCAGACACTTGGAACCAGCTCCTCCTAAATCCTACCTTTGCCATTACGAGCTGGCCGAGTCTCTACCGCACGAGAAGATGGGTGAGGTGGCGGGCGAGTGGGTGCAGTGCAATCCCGGCATATTTAGCAGCCCCCCGCCCTTGCCCTTCAAAGAAGCACACGTGAACACCTTTCTAAGCACGGAGCAGTTAATAGCCCCCTTCCCCCTGCCCGAGCAGGCGCTGATCCTCCCTCCCGACGGCCGCGAGAAGTTCAAAGAGCTGCCATCGGAGGCCTATCAGCAGGTGATGCCGCTGGCCGGCAAGGTGAAGTTCGCCTTGGCCCCTCCGGCCATGCAGCCCCCGGGCTCGGCGCTGCCGGggctgccgctgccgccgccgctgtgCTCTACCTCGGTCACCACCATCCACCACACCGTCCTGCAGCAGCACGCCGGCACCATcaagctcctgcagccccagcagcagctcctctcgCAGCTGCCGGCTCTCTCCAGGGCTCCCTTACCTCAGGTGCCGCTGGGGCCGCGGCTGTGCCCGGCGGGACACGCGGCGCTGCTGGCCCCGGCTcagctgccgctgctgccgccctCGCTGCTGCCGCCCGCCCCGCTGGCCTTTCCCCCGCACGGCGTCTTCCCGTCCCTGCTGGCCCCGCACCCCGCCGTCATCCCCCTGCAGCCGCTCTTCTAG
- the ZNF804A gene encoding zinc finger protein 804A isoform X2 — translation MECYYIVISSAHLSNGHFRNIKGVFRGPLSKNGNKTLDYAEKKNTIAKALEDLKANFYCELCDKQYYKHQEFDNHINSYDHAHKQRLKELKQREFARNVASKSRKDERKQEKALQRLHKLAELRKERTCAPGSGPMFKSTTVTVQDDCNEVPKSAATDSAKSQDFSCTLVHDMQNCKDIASVIPSAPGDAGGHQSDANKRGDQVQRAQGHRVGFSFAFPKKAAVKLESSAAVFYEFNEETSMEHGFSRRSRFVPGTCNLQSPSAAEIVVCPEEKHNCFHPLVEKCTETAEAPEAQEPKELSREESRVLESPALPPAMSHSKQPVSSGTDGHGGDVSAADSGDQALSPCPSADTAQALPLDGSRHELQASRAPVQEPGEDCSSLQDVVEENYNDGNSDPSATQTEIKNLGEDAVVPPPSEEGSGAPKSKPDVHKRPCQPFVPVLSKYGSNILQWPSEMLIYTSTDPSISYSCNPLYFDFKSSSVNESQEKRKHQPNIPHLHHKTESNHILVSDFTKRPNSECGDYEVEVNKNVCNYTIPLLSDVSLFRNCDLAKNPNKVSLDESFGIRKIEKYHISPNPLRQNTVIDEKYNKVWIKEGHEKWLHKSRKRKRRRKLCHCHYHHCGDTTIAEMEMSPVTEKEVTYRDENKYQHFQHNAEKCRHGAGNSWLSAGEVQQSQPKFGIEKGPKRVMSASDHIHWDRGWCDFWSAKNSGQHHGCKRPHRKSKASSRRQARQLAPSSRRHSLRHSKTCCSWKVRRSSCCSPEHKCSGQCSEEKGPSQNQPIKRGYSLLTEEPEKPRRKRRQHTYSSSSDESSCGQALSAEQCIRQGHALATYHKAKGKRRKRKTRIHQVSLDRSAKSEPSESSKENSANSVLNVLGDLLTRDNLEEANAAPKDDGDDNAKDRDETMELEESKSPVETAGPQVLEDDKSMACAAMGSAPATRPEVTTSSAAAAAPEPSATASPAKQGAPQEGKKKENVDGRENQARYKVPVPSRHLEPAPPKSYLCHYELAESLPHEKMGEVAGEWVQCNPGIFSSPPPLPFKEAHVNTFLSTEQLIAPFPLPEQALILPPDGREKFKELPSEAYQQVMPLAGKVKFALAPPAMQPPGSALPGLPLPPPLCSTSVTTIHHTVLQQHAGTIKLLQPQQQLLSQLPALSRAPLPQVPLGPRLCPAGHAALLAPAQLPLLPPSLLPPAPLAFPPHGVFPSLLAPHPAVIPLQPLF, via the exons AGACTGAAGGAACTGAAACAGAGGGAGTTTGCTCGAAATGTAGCATCTAAGTCACgaaaagatgaaagaaagcaggagaaagCCCTTCAACGTTTGCACAAGCTAGCTGAGCTAAGGAAAGAGAGAACGTG TGCTCCTGGAAGTGGCCCTATGTTCAAATCCACTACAGTGACTGTGCAAGATGATTGCAATGAAGTCCCCAAAAGCGCTGCCACAGATTCTGCCAAAAGCCAGGATTTCAGCTGTACATTAGTGCACGACATGCAGAACTGCAAAGACATCGCTTCTGTTATTCCTTCCGCTCCTGGGGATGCAGGTGGTCACCAATCCGACGCTAACAAACGCGGAGATCAGGTTCAGAGAGCTCAAGGACACAGAGTCGGgttctcctttgcttttcctaAGAAAGCAGCAGTCAAACTGGAGtcttcagctgctgttttctaTGAGTTTAATGAGGAAACCTCCATGGAGCATGGATTTAGCAGAAGGAGTAGGTTTGTTCCGGGAACATGTAACCTTCAGTctccttcagcagcagaaatagtTGTATGCCCTGAGGAGAAACACAACTGTTTTCACCCACTGGTGGAAAaatgcacagaaacagcagaagcTCCTGAAGCTCAGGAGCCAAAAGAGCTGTCCAGGGAGGAGAGCAGGGTGCTGGAGAGTCCAGCTTTACCTCCTGCCATGTCCCACTCAAAGCAGCCGGTGTCCTCGGGCACGGATGGCCACGGTGGGGATGTGAGTGCCGCTGACTCGGGGGACCAGGCTCTGTcaccctgtccctctgcagacACTGCTCAAGCCCTGCCCCTGGACGGCAGCAGGCACGAGCTGCaggccagcagagctcctgtgcAGGAACCTGGGGAGGATTGCTCCTCTCTGCAGGATGTTGTAGAGGAAAACTATAACGATGGGAACAGTGATCCATCTGCAActcaaactgaaataaaaaatctggGGGAAGATGCAGTAGTTCCACCGCCATCTGAAGAAGGCAGTGGAGCCCCAAAAAGCAAACCAGACGTACACAAGAGACCCTGTCAACCCTTTGTTCCTGTTCTTAGCAAATATGGATCAAATATTCTTCAGTGGCCATCAGAAATGTTAATTTACACAAGTACAGATCCGTCAATTTCTTATAGCTGTAATCctttatattttgattttaagtCGTCAAGTGTAAATGAAAGCCAAGAAAAGCGCAAGCATCAACCAAACATACCTCATTTGCACCATAAAACTGAATCTAACCATATCTTAGTCTCAGATTTTACAAAAAGACCTAATTCAGAGTGTGGTGATTATGAAGTAGAAGTGAATAAAAATGTGTGCAACTATACAATACCCCTGTTAAGTGATGTTTCCCTCTTCAGAAATTGTGACCTtgcaaaaaatccaaacaaagtGTCCTTGGATGAGTCATTCGGGattagaaaaatagaaaagtatCACATATCTCCTAACCCCTTACGACAAAACACTGTGATAGATGAGAAATACAACAAAGTCTGGATCAAAGAAGGCCATGAAAAATGGCTTCACAAAAGCAGAAAAcggaaaaggagaagaaaattatgTCATTGTCATTATCATCACTGTGGAGACACAACAATAGCAGAAATGGAGATGTCTCCAGTAACTGAAAAAGAAGTTACTTACAGAGACGAAAATAAATATCAGCACTTCCAACATAATGCAGAGAAGTGCAGACATGGTGCAGGAAATAGCTGGTTAAGTGCAGGCGAGGTGCAGCAGTCACAGCCAAAATTTGGCATTGAGAAGGGTCCTAAGAGAGTCATGTCTGCATCAGATCACATACACTGGGACAGAGGCTGGTGTGACTTTTGGAGTGCAAAAAACAGTGGCCAGCACCATGGTTGTAAAAGACCACACAGAAAGAGCAAAGCGAGCTCCCGGAGGCAGGCGAGGCAGCTGGCTCCGAGCTCCAGGAGGCACAGCCTGAGGCACTCGAAAACCTGCTGTAGCTGGAAAGTCAGGAGGTCAAGCTGCTGTAGCCCAGAGCATAAATGTTCAGGACAGTGCAGCGAGGAGAAGGGGCCGAGTCAAAACCAGCCCATAAAGAGAGgttacagccttctgacagagGAACCCGAGAAACCTCGCCGCAAGAGGAGGCAGCACACCTATTCCTCTTCCTCGGATGAAAGCTCATGTGGACAGGCATTATCAGCAGAGCAATGTATAAGGCAAGGACACGCTTTAGCTACCTACCACAAGGCAAAAGGGAAGCGCAGGAAAAGGAAGACTAGAATCCATCAAGTTTCCCTTGACAGGAGTGCAAAAAGCGAGCCCTCTGAATCTTCCAAAGAAAACTCCGCAAATTCTGTGTTAAATGTTTTGGGGGACTTACTGACTCGAGACAATCTAGAGGAAGCTAACGCAGCTCCCAAAGATGATGGTGATGATAATGCAAAAGATAGGGATGAAACAATGGAGCTGGAGGAAAGCAAGTCTCCTGTAGAAACTGCTGGCCCACAGGTTCTGGAAGATGATAAATCGATGGCGTGCGCAGCGATGGGGAGCGCGCCCGCCACGCGTCCTGAGGTCACCAcaagttctgctgctgctgctgcccccgAGCCCAGTGCCACAGCATCTCCTGCCAAACAGGGTGCTccccaggagggaaagaaaaaggaaaatgtcgACGGTCGTGAAAATCAAGCTCGTTACAAAGTTCCCGTCCCCAGCAGACACTTGGAACCAGCTCCTCCTAAATCCTACCTTTGCCATTACGAGCTGGCCGAGTCTCTACCGCACGAGAAGATGGGTGAGGTGGCGGGCGAGTGGGTGCAGTGCAATCCCGGCATATTTAGCAGCCCCCCGCCCTTGCCCTTCAAAGAAGCACACGTGAACACCTTTCTAAGCACGGAGCAGTTAATAGCCCCCTTCCCCCTGCCCGAGCAGGCGCTGATCCTCCCTCCCGACGGCCGCGAGAAGTTCAAAGAGCTGCCATCGGAGGCCTATCAGCAGGTGATGCCGCTGGCCGGCAAGGTGAAGTTCGCCTTGGCCCCTCCGGCCATGCAGCCCCCGGGCTCGGCGCTGCCGGggctgccgctgccgccgccgctgtgCTCTACCTCGGTCACCACCATCCACCACACCGTCCTGCAGCAGCACGCCGGCACCATcaagctcctgcagccccagcagcagctcctctcgCAGCTGCCGGCTCTCTCCAGGGCTCCCTTACCTCAGGTGCCGCTGGGGCCGCGGCTGTGCCCGGCGGGACACGCGGCGCTGCTGGCCCCGGCTcagctgccgctgctgccgccctCGCTGCTGCCGCCCGCCCCGCTGGCCTTTCCCCCGCACGGCGTCTTCCCGTCCCTGCTGGCCCCGCACCCCGCCGTCATCCCCCTGCAGCCGCTCTTCTAG